One Dokdonia sp. Dokd-P16 genomic window carries:
- a CDS encoding type IX secretion system membrane protein PorP/SprF has translation MKQLHLIVLLVITGLSLTEVSAQQDPQYTQYMYNTVAINPAYAGNRGVTSIVGLHRSQWVGLEGAPRTQSLSIHSPIGEGKVGLGLSIVNDALGPAQETYIGADFSYTINTSNSGKLSFGLKAGGHVLDVDFSKLTLFDVSDPRFSQNIDNKISPIIGAGLYYHTDRFYAGLSVPNLIQTEHFDQSNNSNSASFIAEERINYYGIMGYTFDISDQLKFKPSTLVKLVSGAPLQVDLTANFLVMEKLHLGAAYRWSAALSGLVGFQVSDSMLIGLAYDRESTDLGNTVYNDGSFEVFLRFELFNEYDRMLTPRFF, from the coding sequence ATGAAACAACTACATCTTATAGTCCTATTAGTTATTACGGGTTTGAGTCTTACAGAAGTAAGTGCACAGCAAGACCCACAGTATACACAATACATGTATAATACTGTAGCTATAAATCCAGCATATGCAGGTAACAGAGGTGTTACTAGTATTGTGGGGTTACATAGAAGTCAATGGGTAGGGCTTGAAGGGGCTCCTCGCACACAAAGTTTAAGTATACATTCTCCTATAGGCGAAGGTAAAGTTGGGCTTGGTTTATCAATTGTTAATGACGCATTAGGACCTGCACAAGAAACTTACATAGGTGCAGATTTTAGTTATACAATTAATACATCAAATAGTGGGAAACTTAGTTTTGGATTGAAGGCAGGAGGACACGTACTCGATGTAGATTTTTCAAAACTTACGCTTTTTGATGTTTCTGATCCTCGTTTTTCTCAAAATATAGATAATAAAATTTCACCAATTATTGGAGCCGGACTTTATTATCATACTGATAGATTTTATGCAGGATTAAGTGTGCCTAACCTGATTCAAACAGAGCATTTTGATCAAAGTAATAATAGCAACTCGGCTAGTTTCATAGCTGAAGAACGTATTAATTACTATGGTATTATGGGGTATACTTTTGATATAAGCGATCAGCTTAAATTTAAGCCTAGTACTTTAGTTAAGCTTGTGTCTGGAGCACCTTTGCAAGTTGACCTTACCGCAAATTTTCTAGTAATGGAGAAATTACACTTGGGAGCAGCCTATAGATGGAGTGCCGCTTTGAGTGGTTTAGTAGGTTTCCAAGTTTCAGATAGTATGCTTATAGGTCTTGCTTATGATAGAGAAAGCACTGATTTAGGAAATACAGTTTATAATGATGGAAGTTTTGAAGTGTTTTTACGTTTTGAACTTTTCAATGAGTACGACAGAATGTTAACCCCGAGATTCTTTTAA
- a CDS encoding OmpA family protein: protein MKYITIALLLLTTIVGNAQEGKIERGTKNFNQYDFVDAQEIYQKVADKGYESADLFKRLGDSYYLNARYDKASIYFGKLIEQFPEAAEAEAYFRYALSLRATKDYALSDRMMSRFFDIKEDDKRAVLFKETPDYLREIDYQKGSYEVSKTKINSGYSDFGPMLYKDKLIFASNRDTGSFTKRIHKWNGQPFLNLYQVSLNKVDQDAGNRYVEKFSAHLNTQYHESTPVFTEDGKTVYFTRNNYNNGKYREDNDGTNKLKLYKASLVNGKWTDSQELPFNSDEYTVAHPALSVDGSRLYFSSDMPGSFGLSDLWYVSINDDETYGTPVNLGSGINTEGRESFPFISSENDIYFASDGHPGLGGLDLFVTALGKNGETAEILNLGEPANTSKDDFAFVINSESNTGFLSSNRGNRGIDDDIYMLKQIKKPSAPCDILLSGIVTDKNTGAYLEGATVSLYDTNNNLFKSVVTGASAAFAFIPDCDKIFLIRAEKEGYNTSEKMVTTPNVSSEIEEILQLEKTLKPVVPGDDIAKILDLNPIYFNFDKYDIRPDAEVELAKVLVYMETYPSVRIDVRSHTDSRGRDAYNLNLSQNRNVSTRDWLISKGISASRLTGKGYGETQLVNDCGNGVRCSKEQHQLNRRSEFIVVSN, encoded by the coding sequence ATGAAATATATTACTATTGCACTCCTTTTGTTGACTACAATTGTAGGAAACGCACAAGAAGGAAAAATAGAGAGAGGTACAAAGAATTTCAATCAATATGATTTTGTAGATGCACAAGAAATCTACCAAAAAGTAGCAGATAAAGGCTATGAGTCTGCAGATTTATTCAAAAGGTTAGGAGATTCTTATTATTTAAATGCACGTTATGACAAGGCCTCTATTTACTTCGGTAAGCTGATAGAGCAATTTCCTGAAGCAGCAGAAGCAGAAGCTTACTTTAGATATGCACTCTCTTTAAGAGCAACAAAAGACTATGCATTATCAGATAGAATGATGTCTAGATTTTTTGATATCAAGGAAGATGATAAAAGAGCAGTCTTATTCAAGGAAACTCCAGATTATTTAAGGGAAATAGATTACCAAAAAGGTTCTTATGAAGTTTCAAAAACCAAGATTAACTCTGGTTATTCAGACTTTGGTCCTATGCTTTATAAGGACAAACTTATCTTCGCTTCTAACAGAGATACAGGATCTTTTACAAAGCGTATACACAAGTGGAATGGTCAGCCATTTTTAAACTTATACCAAGTAAGTTTGAATAAAGTTGATCAAGATGCTGGCAATAGATATGTTGAAAAGTTTAGCGCCCATTTAAATACACAGTACCATGAGAGTACCCCTGTATTTACAGAAGATGGTAAAACTGTTTACTTTACTCGTAATAATTATAATAACGGGAAGTATAGAGAAGATAATGATGGGACAAATAAGCTTAAGCTTTATAAAGCATCACTAGTTAATGGTAAATGGACAGATTCTCAAGAGCTTCCATTTAATAGTGATGAGTATACAGTAGCTCACCCGGCGTTAAGCGTGGATGGCAGTCGACTGTATTTTTCATCTGATATGCCTGGAAGTTTTGGACTTTCTGATTTATGGTATGTATCTATAAATGATGATGAAACCTATGGAACACCTGTAAATCTAGGTAGCGGTATTAATACGGAAGGTAGAGAGTCATTTCCTTTTATTAGTTCGGAAAATGATATTTATTTTGCATCAGACGGTCATCCTGGATTGGGAGGTTTAGATCTATTTGTTACTGCTTTAGGTAAAAATGGAGAAACTGCAGAAATACTTAACTTAGGAGAGCCTGCAAATACCTCAAAAGATGATTTTGCCTTTGTAATAAATAGTGAGTCTAATACTGGGTTTTTGTCATCTAATCGTGGTAACAGAGGAATAGATGATGATATTTATATGCTTAAGCAAATAAAGAAACCTTCTGCTCCTTGTGATATTTTATTATCAGGTATTGTTACAGATAAAAATACAGGAGCTTATCTTGAGGGTGCAACAGTAAGTTTGTATGACACGAACAATAATTTGTTCAAATCTGTTGTCACTGGAGCATCTGCAGCGTTTGCTTTCATTCCTGATTGTGATAAGATTTTCCTTATCAGAGCAGAGAAGGAAGGATACAATACTTCGGAGAAAATGGTAACCACGCCTAATGTTTCTTCTGAAATAGAAGAGATATTACAGTTAGAAAAAACATTAAAACCAGTGGTTCCTGGAGATGATATTGCAAAAATATTAGACCTTAATCCTATATACTTCAACTTTGATAAGTATGATATACGTCCAGATGCAGAGGTAGAGCTTGCTAAGGTATTAGTATATATGGAAACTTACCCTTCTGTGCGCATAGACGTACGATCTCATACAGATAGTAGAGGTAGAGATGCGTATAACCTTAATTTATCACAAAACAGAAATGTTTCTACTAGAGACTGGCTTATTTCAAAAGGGATAAGTGCATCAAGATTGACCGGAAAGGGATATGGAGAAACACAGCTTGTTAACGACTGTGGTAATGGTGTACGTTGTAGTAAGGAGCAACATCAATTAAATAGACGTAGTGAGTTTATAGTAGTAAGTAATTAG
- the idi gene encoding isopentenyl-diphosphate Delta-isomerase yields the protein MKEELVILVDENDNQIGLMPKMEAHEKAVLHRAFSVFVFNSKNELMLQQRALHKYHSPGLWTNTCCSHQREGESNVEAGMRRLQEEMGFSVSLEETISFIYKAPFDNGLTEHELDHILIGHSEQSPAINEDEVAAWKWMDLEDVKTDIANHQELYTEWFKIIFDKFYTHIKR from the coding sequence ATGAAAGAAGAATTAGTCATCCTTGTGGATGAAAATGACAATCAAATAGGGCTTATGCCCAAAATGGAAGCTCATGAAAAAGCTGTGTTACACAGGGCTTTTTCCGTGTTTGTTTTTAACAGTAAGAATGAACTTATGTTACAGCAACGAGCATTACACAAATACCATAGTCCAGGACTCTGGACAAATACTTGCTGCAGTCACCAGCGTGAGGGGGAAAGTAATGTAGAAGCCGGTATGCGACGTCTTCAAGAAGAAATGGGCTTTTCTGTATCCTTAGAAGAGACTATCTCATTTATTTACAAAGCTCCTTTTGATAATGGTCTTACAGAGCATGAGCTAGATCATATCCTAATAGGTCATTCTGAACAATCTCCGGCTATCAATGAAGATGAAGTTGCGGCTTGGAAATGGATGGATCTAGAAGATGTGAAAACTGATATTGCAAATCATCAAGAACTATATACAGAGTGGTTTAAAATCATTTTTGATAAATTTTATACCCACATTAAGCGATGA
- a CDS encoding 6-pyruvoyl trahydropterin synthase family protein, with protein sequence MRITAHRKAHFNAAHRLYRADWDDAKNMQIFGKCSNPNFHGHNYDLTVSVSGEIDPETGFLIDLKILKDIIKAEVEDYLDHKNLNLEVPEFKSLNPTAENIAVVIHKKIKAVLDPKFDLEITLYETPRNFVTYKGE encoded by the coding sequence ATGAGAATAACTGCACATAGAAAAGCGCATTTTAATGCCGCTCATAGATTGTACAGAGCAGACTGGGACGATGCAAAGAATATGCAAATATTTGGGAAGTGTAGTAACCCTAATTTTCACGGTCATAATTATGATCTCACAGTTAGTGTAAGTGGGGAAATTGATCCTGAAACAGGATTTCTCATTGACCTTAAGATTTTAAAAGATATTATAAAGGCAGAGGTAGAGGATTATTTAGACCACAAGAATCTTAATCTTGAGGTTCCAGAATTTAAATCTTTAAATCCGACAGCCGAAAATATAGCGGTTGTGATTCATAAAAAGATTAAAGCGGTTTTAGATCCTAAATTTGATTTAGAGATCACCTTATATGAGACGCCTCGTAACTTTGTAACCTATAAAGGCGAATAA
- a CDS encoding peroxiredoxin, translating into MALKIGDKAPGFTLNNQDNESVIVDELIGKVPMVIYFYPKNFTPGCTAQACSFRDQYQDFTDAGAKVFGISADSVESHKRFRAKHNLPFDTLSDANNKVRKKYGVKNELLGLLPGRETFVVDASGIIKMRFNSMMAAKHIPKALAVIKGL; encoded by the coding sequence ATGGCATTAAAGATAGGAGATAAGGCACCTGGTTTTACGCTTAATAATCAAGACAACGAGTCAGTAATTGTAGACGAATTGATAGGGAAGGTACCTATGGTAATCTATTTTTATCCTAAAAACTTTACACCTGGTTGTACTGCTCAAGCTTGTAGTTTTAGAGATCAGTACCAAGATTTTACAGATGCAGGAGCAAAAGTATTTGGCATAAGTGCAGATAGCGTAGAAAGTCATAAACGCTTTAGAGCAAAGCATAATTTACCATTTGATACGCTTTCAGACGCAAATAATAAGGTGCGTAAAAAATATGGTGTAAAGAATGAACTATTGGGTCTACTGCCTGGTAGAGAAACTTTCGTAGTAGATGCAAGTGGAATTATAAAGATGCGTTTCAATAGCATGATGGCTGCAAAACATATACCTAAAGCACTTGCAGTTATTAAAGGATTATAA
- a CDS encoding PLP-dependent transferase, whose translation MLHYIKEVLDNMPNDWIDLTTHRLDIYNETLAKSEFLDEFEALYNEKNATTVALANLPTAYDYIRLGHPLSSILEWSVARLLHLESDSVISFDSITVPVLAVLRKNLLDGKKTQINYTGKLPAIFDVEALKRVYGYHFELNQVDSPEDISAFDGSTVYLSQKNQIKAEPIANSIDFHVSVYKNIGSLLVINGEDNHDYVSDIQHVRRRETIAMTPSNSLVALTSLVHNAPIKYTAGNVAKDKARVHELIKEVNGTDTEPLVASSGLSIQYAIMMGLVDDAINKHPGKEIKFIVPPNCYGGTNDQSRRVAACLDNVEVVDLPVDGDNDMVQSIDTVLTKIAAQDAVPYIIAEIPTNPRVEVPDLLKLKEALSKKRTTPTGETAIDPVFILDQTFCPNVHFLGEDKILSTVRTISYASGSKFPSGGKCTAGYCVVNNKAEDLIKSIFFHLELCDNEATDLQYEILAAQLPSMNERIAAAYVNTREFVTFIEKELPGAKINFVSEELAAQGFTPSVFSLDLPTKGANDVEREQYKRALNLKLINLMITEIPNESKFCVSYGQLKGCYWTIPATSTQGTTKEGDKDYIVRASLSPDLDLDLHKKVFLDFVKSI comes from the coding sequence ATGTTACACTACATCAAAGAAGTACTCGATAATATGCCCAACGACTGGATAGATCTTACTACCCATAGATTGGATATTTATAATGAAACGCTTGCAAAATCTGAGTTTTTAGATGAATTTGAAGCTTTATACAATGAGAAAAATGCAACTACTGTTGCTCTTGCAAATCTTCCAACAGCCTATGATTACATAAGGTTAGGCCACCCACTTTCTAGTATTCTAGAATGGAGCGTTGCGAGATTATTACACCTAGAATCAGACAGCGTTATTAGCTTTGATTCTATTACTGTTCCAGTACTTGCCGTGCTGAGAAAGAATTTATTAGACGGTAAAAAGACGCAAATCAACTACACAGGAAAACTTCCTGCTATTTTTGATGTAGAAGCCCTGAAACGCGTTTACGGTTATCACTTTGAACTTAACCAAGTGGACAGTCCAGAAGATATTTCGGCTTTTGACGGAAGTACTGTTTATCTCTCGCAAAAGAACCAAATAAAAGCAGAACCTATAGCAAACAGCATTGATTTTCACGTAAGTGTATATAAAAATATAGGTAGTTTGCTCGTTATAAACGGTGAGGACAATCACGACTACGTTTCAGATATTCAACACGTGCGTAGAAGGGAAACTATTGCCATGACACCTTCAAATTCGTTAGTAGCATTAACATCATTGGTGCATAATGCTCCGATTAAATATACGGCTGGTAATGTAGCAAAAGATAAAGCACGTGTACACGAACTCATTAAAGAAGTAAATGGAACCGATACAGAGCCTCTCGTGGCTTCTAGCGGACTTTCTATACAATATGCTATCATGATGGGGTTAGTGGATGACGCTATCAATAAACATCCTGGAAAGGAGATTAAATTTATTGTCCCTCCTAACTGTTATGGTGGTACAAATGATCAATCTAGACGCGTTGCTGCTTGCCTTGATAATGTAGAAGTTGTGGATCTTCCTGTTGATGGTGATAATGATATGGTACAGAGCATAGACACTGTACTTACTAAAATAGCTGCACAGGATGCAGTACCTTATATTATTGCAGAAATACCAACGAACCCAAGGGTAGAAGTTCCAGATCTTTTAAAACTAAAAGAAGCGCTTAGTAAAAAGCGCACTACGCCTACTGGAGAAACAGCAATAGACCCTGTTTTTATTCTCGATCAAACGTTTTGTCCTAATGTTCACTTCTTAGGAGAAGATAAAATACTATCTACTGTACGCACCATTTCTTATGCCAGCGGATCAAAATTTCCAAGTGGCGGTAAATGTACTGCAGGCTATTGCGTAGTAAACAATAAAGCAGAAGACCTCATTAAGAGCATCTTTTTTCACCTTGAGCTTTGCGATAACGAGGCGACAGATTTACAATATGAGATTCTAGCGGCACAGTTACCTTCTATGAACGAGCGTATTGCAGCGGCTTATGTAAACACTCGTGAGTTTGTAACCTTTATAGAAAAGGAACTTCCGGGTGCAAAAATCAATTTTGTATCAGAAGAGCTAGCCGCACAAGGATTTACTCCTTCGGTATTTTCTCTAGATTTACCTACTAAGGGAGCTAATGACGTGGAGAGAGAGCAATACAAAAGAGCTCTTAATCTTAAGCTTATTAACTTAATGATTACAGAGATTCCTAATGAAAGTAAATTTTGTGTAAGCTACGGCCAGCTTAAAGGCTGTTACTGGACTATTCCAGCTACCTCGACGCAAGGAACCACTAAAGAAGGTGATAAAGATTACATCGTGAGAGCTTCTCTCTCACCAGATTTAGATTTAGATTTACATAAAAAGGTATTTCTAGATTTTGTAAAGTCTATATAA
- a CDS encoding CocE/NonD family hydrolase, with product MKKITFFLFLALAMSMISIDTLYAQNDVLAELEQIAIVDQKVMMPMRDGIRLATDIYRPKTSGKVPIIFSRTPYNFNSWGDGKQRTRTAERALEAVKRGYAYVVQNERGRYYSEGEWDILGVPLTDGYDAFTWMKNQSWSNGKIGTLGCSSTAEWQMAVAALDHPSHAAMVPQGYGAGVGRIGDIQEQGNWYRGGVEQMLFFSWLYGVEHDKFKPRIPEGARQEDLIRISRFYDLAPENPPVDMAEALKHLPIQDILKNINGKNEIFDKMIRRKPNDKAWFEGGIYHDNKDIGVPSFWFASWYDVSITPNLALFNHVRNNTKDATVRDNQYLVIAPTLHCAYTRATENTIVGERSVGDATLNYEEQIYGWFDLWLKGEKNDFKEKTPRVQYYTMGSNKWQAAETWPPKKAEPTTYYLNSNGNANSRFGDGTLSTTKATSDNADGFTYDPMQPVPSYGGNVCCTGNAVQGGAFDQQQMETRNDILVYTTDPLEEGVEVSGFINSTLYVSSDVKDTDFTIKLIDVYPDGRAYNLDETIQRARYREGYDKEVFMKKGEIYKLDLTPMSTSNYFKKGHRIRVEISSSNFPRFARNLNTGGNNYDEKEGVVAHNNVHHSAVHASSIELPMIKD from the coding sequence ATGAAGAAAATTACGTTTTTTCTATTTCTTGCGCTTGCGATGTCTATGATATCGATCGACACCCTTTACGCACAAAACGATGTACTCGCCGAACTTGAACAAATAGCTATTGTAGATCAAAAAGTCATGATGCCCATGCGTGATGGCATACGCCTCGCTACTGATATTTATAGACCAAAGACGAGTGGTAAGGTCCCTATTATTTTCTCGCGAACTCCCTATAATTTTAATTCTTGGGGTGACGGAAAACAAAGAACAAGAACTGCCGAAAGAGCGCTAGAAGCTGTAAAAAGAGGATATGCCTACGTAGTTCAAAACGAAAGAGGAAGATACTACTCTGAAGGGGAATGGGATATTCTAGGCGTACCGCTCACAGATGGGTATGATGCCTTTACATGGATGAAAAATCAATCCTGGTCTAACGGAAAAATTGGCACACTAGGATGCTCCTCTACTGCTGAGTGGCAAATGGCGGTTGCAGCACTAGATCATCCTTCTCATGCAGCTATGGTACCACAAGGTTATGGAGCTGGCGTAGGAAGAATAGGTGATATTCAAGAACAAGGAAACTGGTATCGCGGTGGTGTTGAGCAAATGCTCTTTTTCTCATGGTTGTACGGCGTGGAACATGATAAATTTAAACCTCGTATTCCTGAAGGAGCGAGACAAGAGGATTTAATAAGAATTTCACGATTTTATGATCTAGCACCAGAAAACCCGCCAGTAGATATGGCGGAGGCTTTGAAGCACTTACCTATTCAAGATATTTTAAAAAACATCAACGGTAAGAACGAGATTTTTGACAAAATGATACGTCGCAAACCTAATGATAAGGCATGGTTTGAAGGAGGTATCTATCATGATAACAAAGATATTGGTGTACCTAGTTTCTGGTTTGCCTCTTGGTATGATGTTTCCATTACTCCTAACCTAGCGTTATTTAACCACGTTAGAAATAATACTAAGGATGCCACTGTGAGAGATAATCAATATCTCGTTATTGCTCCTACCCTACATTGTGCATACACAAGAGCAACAGAAAATACCATTGTGGGTGAGCGCAGCGTAGGTGATGCAACACTCAATTATGAAGAGCAGATTTATGGATGGTTTGATTTATGGCTTAAGGGTGAGAAAAATGACTTTAAAGAAAAAACACCTAGAGTTCAGTATTATACCATGGGTAGTAATAAGTGGCAAGCTGCCGAAACCTGGCCTCCTAAAAAAGCTGAACCTACCACCTATTATTTAAATAGTAATGGAAATGCCAATAGCCGTTTTGGAGATGGGACATTATCTACTACTAAAGCAACTTCGGATAATGCAGATGGGTTTACATATGACCCTATGCAACCAGTTCCTTCTTATGGTGGTAATGTATGTTGTACAGGAAATGCCGTTCAAGGTGGCGCTTTTGACCAACAACAAATGGAAACTAGAAATGACATCTTAGTGTATACTACAGATCCATTAGAAGAAGGCGTAGAAGTATCTGGTTTTATAAATAGTACATTATACGTGTCGTCTGATGTGAAAGACACCGACTTTACTATCAAGCTGATTGATGTTTATCCAGACGGGAGAGCGTACAATTTGGATGAAACGATACAGCGTGCAAGATACCGAGAAGGATATGACAAAGAGGTATTTATGAAAAAGGGCGAAATATATAAATTAGACCTTACGCCGATGTCTACAAGTAATTATTTTAAAAAAGGACATCGCATTCGTGTAGAAATCTCAAGTAGTAACTTCCCGCGTTTTGCTCGCAATCTCAATACTGGGGGAAATAATTATGATGAAAAAGAAGGTGTTGTAGCACATAATAACGTGCATCACTCGGCGGTACATGCATCATCTATCGAACTGCCAATGATCAAAGATTAG
- a CDS encoding S41 family peptidase yields MKYILVLLLCFNLTSSFSQIEEHEKEDHFIKIWGLLKYYHPDISNGAYNVNKEFIKKYQKLSSIVTKEAFDKEMIAWIESYGTSDFDIKEDFKQELFTKNYNFKWINESGYSVQLSQLLSDLKNNANYKNHYADIKKLSSSIDFSNDSALADFDYTNDAHRLLFLASFWNTMNYWNVNVYLSDTPWEQTLSELIPAFSAEGKENFEKAKEHLFSKLNDSHSNYQYSYTLDSLDKFPNFGGKIINDSLVITSVYDTKIFQEDSLTKGDVIYAVNGEKLDTYYNTKFSDVISASNKNHLRRAIEKTYLLASTKDSILVSILKTNGQNKEQYIQLSPLAYPYQKYERLKPTASEDWKIVSDKIGYINLYNIDKNQLKEAFRDFELFKGIIIDLRNYPRNISTAYIAKYLYPDRTTFLKTLTAEKPAYGNYGANAATSFIIDPFKAGKKNKNYFKGKVILLVDRTTASMAEWIGMAIQASPNCITMGEQTFGAVMNRNEVPLMDGTKIDFTAVGAFYPDDRGVQRKGLRLDHELKERALHYDSDLYIKEAIALIREE; encoded by the coding sequence ATGAAATATATTTTAGTACTCCTACTCTGCTTTAATCTTACCAGTTCATTTAGTCAAATAGAGGAACATGAAAAAGAGGATCATTTTATTAAAATCTGGGGCTTACTAAAATATTACCACCCAGATATAAGTAACGGCGCCTATAACGTCAATAAAGAATTTATTAAGAAATATCAAAAACTGTCCTCAATAGTTACAAAGGAAGCTTTTGACAAGGAAATGATTGCTTGGATAGAAAGTTATGGAACCTCAGATTTTGACATAAAAGAGGACTTTAAACAAGAGCTTTTTACCAAAAATTATAATTTTAAGTGGATTAATGAGTCTGGTTATAGTGTGCAGCTATCGCAACTACTTAGCGACTTAAAAAATAACGCCAACTATAAAAATCATTATGCTGATATTAAAAAACTAAGCAGTTCCATTGATTTTAGTAATGACAGTGCTTTAGCAGATTTTGATTACACTAATGACGCACATAGGCTACTCTTCCTTGCTTCATTCTGGAATACGATGAATTACTGGAATGTGAATGTATACCTATCCGATACACCGTGGGAACAAACTCTTAGCGAACTAATACCAGCTTTTAGCGCTGAAGGCAAGGAGAATTTTGAAAAAGCCAAGGAGCATTTATTTAGCAAGCTCAACGATTCGCATTCCAATTATCAATATAGCTACACGCTAGATTCATTAGACAAGTTTCCAAACTTTGGAGGAAAGATTATTAATGATTCCCTTGTGATTACGTCTGTGTACGATACAAAGATATTTCAAGAGGACTCATTAACTAAAGGCGACGTAATTTATGCCGTGAATGGAGAAAAACTAGACACCTATTACAACACCAAATTTTCTGATGTAATAAGTGCTTCAAACAAGAATCATCTAAGACGCGCTATTGAAAAAACCTATTTACTGGCATCGACTAAGGATTCTATTCTTGTTAGTATATTAAAAACAAATGGTCAAAACAAAGAGCAGTATATCCAACTAAGCCCATTAGCATATCCCTACCAAAAGTATGAGCGCTTAAAGCCTACTGCGAGCGAGGACTGGAAAATAGTAAGTGATAAGATTGGGTATATAAATTTATACAACATTGATAAAAACCAACTGAAAGAAGCTTTTCGTGATTTTGAACTATTTAAAGGTATTATCATAGATCTACGTAACTATCCGAGGAATATAAGTACTGCATATATAGCGAAGTATCTGTATCCAGATAGAACAACATTTTTGAAAACGCTAACCGCCGAAAAACCTGCTTATGGAAACTATGGAGCAAATGCAGCTACAAGCTTTATCATAGACCCATTTAAAGCGGGAAAGAAAAACAAGAACTACTTTAAAGGGAAAGTGATTTTACTAGTAGACAGAACAACAGCAAGCATGGCAGAATGGATAGGAATGGCAATCCAAGCATCACCTAATTGTATTACCATGGGTGAGCAAACCTTTGGGGCCGTTATGAATAGAAACGAAGTACCACTCATGGACGGTACTAAAATTGACTTTACAGCAGTGGGCGCTTTCTATCCGGACGATCGCGGCGTACAACGTAAAGGCTTACGACTAGATCACGAGTTAAAAGAGCGTGCGCTGCACTATGATAGCGATTTATATATTAAGGAGGCAATTGCTTTGATTAGGGAGGAGTGA